The following coding sequences lie in one Salmo salar chromosome ssa13, Ssal_v3.1, whole genome shotgun sequence genomic window:
- the LOC106567261 gene encoding F-box only protein 6 isoform X2 gives MKRITKWGQLYKTRNDSDSSSVLENFTGKLPTIPLEVLEEILLNVHPHQVVRVCRLVCHEWKEVVDSDSLWRERCRREGYQTCDATKLPEDWRLFYFLCKKRRNLIKNPGAEDKFNGWQIMKNGGDQWNIEPGDLNNTAIKYFVTSYATCMKFQLIDLEAEGYRPSFMDDFQPAIVISDWYSPRRDCGSEYEICVELLNQKKKPIRKFSPDTVIFQQWNDQKWNQMTHVFNNYGPGVRYIRFIHGGKDTQFWAGWYGIRVTNSSVEICPSVDRELSGCSQPPNRLHVNVVPT, from the exons TTCACAGGCAAGCTACCTACGATCCCTCTGGAAGTCCTGGAGGAGATACTGCTGAatgtacatccacaccaggtggtgCGTGTCTGTCGACTGGTGTGTCATGAGTGGAAAGAAGTAGTAGACAGTGATTCTCTTTGGAGAGAGAGGTGCCGAAGAGAGGGATACCAGACATGTGATGCCACTAAACTACCTGAAGACTGGCGTTTATTTTACTTCTTGTGTAAGAAGAGACGTAATCTTATCAAAAACCCCGGAGCAGAGG ataAATTCAATGGCTGGCAGATTATGAAGAATGGAGGGGATCAATGGAACATAGAGCCAGGGGACCTTAATAACACGGCCATAAAATACTTTGTGACTTCTTACGC GACCTGCATGAAGTTTCAGCTGATTGACTTGGAGGCAGAGGGTTACAGGCCTTCTTTCATGGATGACTTTCAACCTGCCATTGTAATATCTGACTG GTATTCTCCACGCAGGGACTGTGGCTCTGAATATGAGATCTGTGTTGAGTTGCTAAATCAAAAGAAGAAGCCAATTAGGAAGTTTAGTCCAGATACTGTCATCTTTCAACAGTGGAATGATCAGAAATGGAATCAG ATGACTCATGTGTTCAACAATTATGGACCAGGTGTGCGATACATCCGATTCATTCATGGTGGAAAGGACACTCAGTTCTGGGCCGGCTGGTATGGAATAAGGGTCACCAACAGTAGCGTGGAGATCTGCCCATCAGTGGACAGAGAGCTTTCGGGGTGTTCCCAACCTCCCAATAGGTTACATGTGAACGTTGTGCCTACTTGA